CGCCAAGAATTAGTTTGACGGTCAATAAGATGTGAAATTTTCAGAGAGGGGTCCTAGAAAGGTCCCTTACTCACAgctggtcttggggattgagCTGGTATCCATGGGTCagtccatatagaaatggaATCACCAGAGCCAACCCGTATAATCAGTCCTTTGTTGACCAAAGATCTAGCTGAAACAATACTCTGCCACCCATAGGATGGAGAATAAGAACGAATAGGATCCATAGGATTTGAGTTCCTGTAATACCTGTCCTTAAAAACCCATGCAAAAAGGGACTCAGGAGCCTCAATCAGTCGCCACAACTGTTTTGCCAATAAGGCAGTGTTAAAGTCATCCACATTCCTAAAACCCAGACCCCCCAACTGCTTACTCCCACATAACTTCTCCCAGGCTAACCAATGCATGCCCCCCAGACTGCCccgaactccaccaaaaatttgccaccGCACTAGTTAGTTTCGATGCGACTGTTTTTGGCAGACGGAAACAGGACATAACAAAAGTAGGTACCGTAGTGGCGACAGACTTTATCATAACCTCTTTCCCTCCTCTAGACAGTTGTTTCGCTGTCCACCCATTTGTACGGCTTTGTAAACAATCTCGAACGTAAGAGAAAACTTTCGTCTTGGACCCTCCCAGACTCTCCGGTACCCCTAAATACGACCCCATCCCACCCAGCTTCGATAGGCAGTGTTAAGACTATCGTATATTAAAGAttccttaatttcaaaattaacatattaaaaaatataaaatcttttatatatatatatatatatatattaatattatttcttgAAGATTTCAAGGACGggtttttatagataaaaaaaatattatacctcTTATGGAGTATAGGTACCGGGACATGTTTGACCTGGTTAAGAATTTAGGTCATTCGTTTcgagaatttttaatttttttgatggtttttatctgtttcataatttacaagttttaaacaATTCTGATTAATCACTAATTCGGTAAACATTAGATTTGggtatgttgttttgtgaatcttaattttatactcaaacctttatt
The Camelina sativa cultivar DH55 chromosome 15, Cs, whole genome shotgun sequence DNA segment above includes these coding regions:
- the LOC109129140 gene encoding uncharacterized protein LOC109129140, producing MGSYLGVPESLGGSKTKVFSYVRDCLQSRTNGWTAKQLSRGGKEVMIKSVATTLWRLIEAPESLFAWVFKDRYYRNSNPMDPIRSYSPSYGWQSIVSARSLVNKGLIIRVGSGDSISIWTDPWIPAQSPRPAVSKGPF